In one Brevibacterium sp. CBA3109 genomic region, the following are encoded:
- a CDS encoding SPFH domain-containing protein: protein MEILTGSVITIVIIVIVLAVLLFGKLRTSMFFTVKTQENVIVERFGKFKKVAKPGLSFKMPLVETISKPISLRVQQLEVNIESKTSDNVFVTVPVAVQYVVEEDNVTDAYYKLANSEEQIRSYVFDTVRSALSGLTLDTAFESKDDIAENVERRLSESMRRYGFKIVSTLVTDITPDSKVRDSMNSINAAQRDRVAAQSLAEADKIKRVTQAQAESEAMRLHGEGVAAQRKAIAQGIAEQYSKLQEVGIDKTAEQLLMMTQYFDTMQNVAQEGRSNVLFMPSNPGGLGEIGSEIRTALFAANASEDAANTMGLEGESGPQSYGYAVSKTAANDAKAAKNRAAREGPTTHDS from the coding sequence ATGGAAATCCTCACCGGTAGCGTCATCACTATCGTGATCATCGTCATCGTCCTCGCCGTACTGCTGTTCGGCAAGCTGAGGACCAGCATGTTCTTCACCGTCAAGACGCAGGAGAACGTCATCGTCGAACGATTCGGCAAGTTCAAGAAGGTCGCAAAACCGGGCCTGAGCTTCAAAATGCCTCTCGTCGAAACGATCAGCAAGCCGATCTCGCTGCGCGTCCAGCAGCTCGAGGTAAATATTGAGTCGAAGACGAGTGACAACGTGTTCGTCACCGTCCCTGTGGCCGTGCAGTATGTCGTCGAGGAAGACAACGTCACCGACGCCTACTACAAGCTGGCGAATTCCGAGGAGCAGATCAGATCCTATGTCTTCGACACCGTGCGCTCCGCACTCTCGGGCCTGACCCTGGACACGGCCTTCGAATCGAAGGACGACATCGCGGAGAACGTCGAACGTCGCCTCTCGGAGTCGATGCGCCGGTACGGGTTCAAGATCGTGAGCACGCTGGTCACCGACATCACCCCGGACTCCAAGGTCCGCGATTCCATGAACTCGATCAATGCCGCGCAGCGAGATCGAGTGGCGGCGCAGTCCCTGGCGGAAGCCGACAAGATCAAGCGAGTCACCCAGGCTCAGGCAGAATCCGAGGCGATGCGCCTGCACGGTGAAGGTGTGGCCGCCCAGCGAAAGGCCATTGCCCAAGGCATCGCCGAACAGTACTCCAAGCTGCAGGAGGTGGGCATCGACAAAACCGCCGAGCAGCTGCTCATGATGACCCAGTACTTCGACACCATGCAGAACGTGGCCCAAGAAGGTCGCTCGAATGTGCTGTTCATGCCCTCGAACCCCGGCGGACTCGGAGAGATCGGGAGCGAGATCAGGACCGCACTGTTCGCGGCCAATGCGTCTGAGGACGCCGCAAACACCATGGGTCTTGAGGGCGAATCCGGCCCCCAGTCCTACGGGTATGCAGTCTCGAAGACAGCAGCGAATGACGCCAAGGCGGCGAAGAATCGGGCTGCTCGAGAGGGTCCGACGACCCACGACTCCTGA
- a CDS encoding class I adenylate-forming enzyme family protein: protein MPTLPGILRTTAHAYPDRPALTFESHTTTYGEFDAKVDQLAAELIARGVTPGDRIVIVSLNTDAFAIGAYAGLRAGAIIAPVNPKSASAEIEHFITDTSATVLLFGPDCAGPVSAWAGDHPETAAGVSALSLGPAEFGEDVFAAASGRLAEEVNLDIAEDGDAVIIYTSGTTGKPKGALFDHHRIIWVGVNTTLAFGLRLHDRILHVAPLYHSAALNLLFFPGMMAGAHQVIHSTFDPEAVLAAFEEHQISVFFGVPTMYAFLLRAPGLSSRDTSSLRVAIYGAAPMPSTVAERIFEAFPHTEIIQACGQTEGGPGGIILTHDDVKQKPSASGRFPIPNTEVRIVGADGEDTQPGEVGEMIMRGETMMKGYWGRPDATAQTIVDGWVHTGDLVLVDDEGFMTIVDRLKDMIITGGHNVYSAEVENALAAYPEIIDIAIISRPNEDWGESIVAVVTPAQNGQPTLEGLKEFAQPRLSSYKIPREIVISEIPRNPSGKIQKHKIRERFQ, encoded by the coding sequence ATGCCAACACTGCCAGGAATACTTCGTACCACCGCCCATGCCTATCCCGACCGTCCCGCGCTGACCTTCGAGTCACATACGACGACCTATGGCGAGTTCGATGCCAAGGTTGATCAGCTTGCCGCCGAACTCATCGCTCGCGGAGTCACCCCGGGCGATCGGATCGTCATCGTCTCGCTGAACACCGATGCGTTCGCCATCGGCGCCTATGCCGGTCTGCGCGCGGGAGCAATCATCGCCCCGGTCAACCCGAAGTCCGCCTCGGCCGAGATCGAGCACTTCATCACCGACACAAGCGCCACCGTCCTCCTGTTCGGACCGGACTGCGCCGGACCGGTCAGCGCCTGGGCCGGCGATCATCCCGAAACCGCCGCTGGAGTCTCCGCCCTGTCGTTGGGACCGGCGGAGTTCGGTGAGGACGTCTTCGCTGCGGCGTCGGGCCGCCTGGCCGAGGAAGTCAACCTCGACATCGCTGAGGATGGTGACGCCGTCATCATCTATACCTCCGGCACAACCGGGAAGCCGAAGGGCGCCCTGTTCGATCATCACCGGATCATCTGGGTCGGGGTCAACACCACGCTGGCCTTCGGGCTGAGGCTGCACGACCGGATCCTCCATGTCGCCCCGCTCTACCATTCGGCGGCGCTGAACCTACTCTTCTTCCCCGGAATGATGGCCGGCGCCCATCAGGTCATCCATTCGACCTTCGACCCCGAGGCGGTTCTCGCCGCCTTCGAGGAACACCAGATCAGCGTCTTCTTCGGAGTCCCGACGATGTACGCATTCCTCCTGCGTGCACCCGGTCTGTCCAGTCGTGACACCTCGAGCCTGCGCGTTGCGATCTACGGCGCGGCACCGATGCCGAGCACCGTCGCCGAGCGCATCTTCGAAGCCTTCCCTCACACAGAGATCATCCAAGCGTGCGGACAGACAGAGGGCGGACCCGGCGGCATCATCCTCACCCATGACGACGTCAAACAGAAGCCCTCTGCCTCGGGACGCTTCCCCATCCCGAACACCGAAGTCCGCATTGTCGGCGCCGACGGCGAAGACACTCAGCCCGGCGAGGTGGGCGAGATGATCATGCGCGGGGAGACGATGATGAAGGGGTACTGGGGCCGACCCGACGCGACCGCACAGACCATCGTCGACGGCTGGGTGCACACCGGTGACCTCGTCTTGGTCGACGACGAAGGCTTCATGACCATCGTCGACCGGCTCAAGGACATGATCATCACAGGCGGACACAACGTGTACTCGGCCGAAGTGGAGAACGCGCTCGCCGCCTACCCGGAGATCATCGACATCGCGATCATCTCGCGGCCGAATGAGGATTGGGGCGAGTCCATAGTCGCCGTCGTCACCCCGGCCCAAAACGGGCAGCCCACCCTCGAAGGCCTCAAGGAGTTCGCGCAGCCGCGGCTCTCGTCCTACAAGATCCCGCGCGAGATCGTCATCTCCGAGATCCCGCGCAATCCTTCCGGCAAAATCCAGAAGCACAAGATCAGAGAGAGGTTCCAGTGA
- a CDS encoding TRAP transporter large permease subunit — protein sequence MAPNLVDWMSGLPISPFAVMLIIAVFYLILGFFLDQIAILALTVPVVLPLVEQFGYDPVWFGIFIVLLAEVGLVTPPMGLNAFVVARSAGRPVGEVFLGAIPYIVAMLIVALVFLIWPELVLWLPTYMK from the coding sequence GTGGCACCGAATCTCGTCGACTGGATGTCGGGCCTGCCGATCTCACCGTTCGCCGTCATGCTCATCATCGCGGTCTTCTATCTGATCCTCGGCTTCTTCCTGGATCAGATCGCCATCTTGGCGTTGACGGTTCCGGTGGTCCTGCCGCTGGTGGAGCAGTTCGGCTATGATCCCGTGTGGTTCGGCATCTTCATCGTCCTCCTCGCTGAGGTGGGGCTGGTGACTCCGCCCATGGGCCTCAACGCGTTCGTTGTCGCACGCTCAGCGGGCCGTCCCGTCGGTGAGGTGTTCCTCGGCGCGATCCCCTATATTGTCGCGATGCTCATCGTCGCGCTGGTATTCCTGATCTGGCCCGAGCTCGTCCTGTGGTTGCCCACGTATATGAAGTGA
- a CDS encoding TetR/AcrR family transcriptional regulator: MTDEMAATGDSGFEEAAPDDLTSRARIRNAALHQFAVKGFAGTPLRAIASEARVAIGLIGHYFGSKEGTREGVERWIVELFAAALDRADARSADGVADVTVRDASVAQMLEDNPLVVGYLRRQVLELPTEGTLISRLASLSLESVEAMRDAGHASSSRDRVEQVVTVMVRQLGRLFLQPLVDQIVDSFPADEQPATRPELKVEVKAAQ; the protein is encoded by the coding sequence GTGACAGATGAGATGGCGGCGACCGGCGACAGCGGTTTCGAGGAAGCCGCACCTGATGACCTGACGAGTCGTGCCCGTATTCGCAATGCCGCTCTCCACCAGTTCGCGGTCAAAGGCTTCGCTGGCACGCCCCTGCGCGCCATTGCCTCAGAGGCCCGGGTTGCCATCGGCCTCATCGGCCACTACTTCGGGTCGAAGGAGGGCACCCGCGAAGGGGTCGAGCGCTGGATCGTCGAGCTCTTCGCCGCGGCTCTCGACCGTGCCGACGCCCGGTCCGCGGACGGGGTCGCAGACGTCACGGTCCGCGATGCGAGCGTGGCTCAGATGCTCGAGGACAATCCCCTCGTCGTCGGCTACCTGCGCCGGCAGGTCCTGGAACTGCCCACCGAGGGGACCCTCATCTCACGCCTGGCGTCTCTGTCCTTGGAAAGCGTCGAGGCGATGCGCGACGCGGGGCATGCCTCTTCCAGCCGTGACCGGGTGGAACAGGTTGTCACGGTGATGGTGCGCCAACTCGGCAGGCTCTTCCTGCAGCCACTCGTCGATCAGATCGTCGATTCGTTCCCCGCCGACGAGCAGCCGGCCACGCGTCCGGAGCTGAAGGTCGAGGTCAAGGCTGCACAATGA
- a CDS encoding thiolase family protein, translated as MAQTDTGAHEAVIVDAVRTPVGKFRGALRENHPVDLLASTMSHLVERAGVEPHAIDDVIIGVGRQCGEQSGNVARNALLGAGLPTSLPGTTLDRQCGSGQQAVQFAAQAIRAGDYRYAIAGGVESMSRVDMGPLFDPAGPRGDWYGQKALARFDGDLPSQGRSIELVVKEFGFDREKLDAFAVRSHHRAAAATDASRFADDLVPLTGLTKDGAEVALTSDEGIRPNVDSDKVASLPTVFAADGAVTAGNSSQISDGAGALLLADRSVAESAGLRPRARIVASVAAAADPVLQFTAVLPASHRVLEKAGLSISDIDLVEVNEAFAPVPLLFQREFGVDDEILNVNGGSIAIGHPIGSTGARLLTGLVSELERRGARYGLLTICEGGGMANATIVERI; from the coding sequence ATGGCGCAGACAGATACAGGTGCACACGAGGCAGTCATCGTCGACGCGGTCCGCACTCCCGTCGGCAAGTTCCGTGGAGCACTGCGCGAGAACCACCCCGTCGACCTCCTGGCGAGCACGATGAGCCACCTCGTCGAACGGGCCGGGGTTGAGCCACACGCCATCGATGATGTGATCATCGGTGTGGGTCGCCAGTGCGGAGAGCAGTCGGGAAATGTCGCCCGCAACGCCCTCCTCGGCGCCGGGCTGCCGACATCCCTGCCGGGGACGACACTCGATCGGCAGTGCGGATCGGGCCAGCAGGCCGTGCAGTTCGCCGCCCAAGCCATCCGCGCCGGTGACTACCGCTACGCCATCGCCGGGGGAGTCGAATCGATGAGCCGGGTCGACATGGGTCCCCTCTTCGACCCGGCCGGTCCCCGTGGCGACTGGTACGGGCAGAAGGCTCTGGCTCGCTTCGACGGAGACCTGCCCTCACAGGGGCGATCCATCGAACTCGTCGTCAAGGAATTCGGCTTCGACCGTGAGAAACTCGATGCCTTCGCCGTCCGCAGCCACCACCGTGCCGCCGCGGCCACTGACGCCTCACGGTTCGCCGATGACCTCGTGCCACTCACCGGGCTGACCAAGGACGGCGCCGAGGTGGCCCTGACCTCGGATGAGGGCATCCGTCCCAATGTGGATTCGGACAAGGTCGCCTCACTGCCCACGGTCTTCGCGGCTGACGGTGCCGTCACTGCCGGCAACTCCTCTCAGATCTCCGACGGTGCCGGAGCACTGCTGCTTGCCGATCGCAGTGTCGCGGAGTCAGCCGGCCTGCGACCGCGGGCGCGGATCGTGGCCAGTGTCGCCGCCGCCGCTGATCCGGTCCTCCAGTTCACCGCGGTCCTGCCTGCCAGCCACAGAGTCCTGGAGAAGGCGGGACTGTCCATCTCAGACATCGACCTCGTCGAGGTCAACGAGGCCTTCGCCCCGGTTCCTCTGCTCTTCCAACGGGAGTTCGGCGTCGATGATGAGATCCTCAACGTCAACGGCGGCTCCATCGCGATCGGCCACCCGATCGGCTCGACGGGAGCACGACTGCTCACGGGGCTGGTCTCCGAACTCGAACGTCGCGGCGCCCGCTACGGTCTGCTCACGATCTGCGAGGGCGGCGGCATGGCCAACGCCACCATCGTCGAAAGGATCTGA
- a CDS encoding CoA transferase, with protein sequence MNDHEPLAGITVINLAINLPGPLAAARLFALGARVIKVEPPAGDPVAQIAPEYYKELSAGHEVVTINLKDDAGIAQLNSLAAEADILITAMRPRAAQGLGLPGIVEQHGLVHVEIVGFAGDRADVPGHDLTYQAAHGTLLPGSTPTIPVADIVGGESAATAALAGLHQRESQTEGARTGIVRRVVLDDAAAWAAGPARHGLTSPGGPLGGGSPFYRTYDTADGTIAVGCVEPAFAKALAQYVGSDFDTLERAFAVKSTSEWMELARAHDLPFEPVAMATSPAAIPAQRQA encoded by the coding sequence ATGAACGACCATGAACCACTGGCCGGCATCACGGTCATCAACCTGGCGATCAACCTGCCCGGGCCTCTCGCCGCGGCGCGCCTCTTCGCACTCGGCGCGCGGGTCATCAAGGTCGAGCCGCCGGCAGGCGATCCGGTCGCACAGATTGCTCCCGAGTACTACAAGGAACTGTCTGCGGGACACGAGGTCGTCACGATCAATCTCAAGGACGACGCAGGGATCGCGCAGCTGAACTCACTCGCCGCTGAAGCCGATATTCTCATCACCGCGATGCGACCGCGAGCCGCACAGGGCCTCGGACTGCCCGGCATCGTCGAACAGCACGGACTCGTTCATGTCGAGATCGTCGGGTTCGCCGGAGACCGGGCGGACGTCCCCGGACACGACCTCACTTATCAGGCAGCTCACGGAACCCTCCTTCCGGGCAGCACACCAACCATTCCCGTCGCCGACATCGTCGGCGGCGAGAGCGCAGCGACCGCCGCGCTGGCCGGCTTGCACCAGCGCGAATCGCAGACCGAGGGGGCGAGGACCGGCATCGTCAGGCGCGTCGTTCTCGATGACGCTGCAGCCTGGGCCGCAGGTCCGGCCCGTCATGGGCTCACCTCACCGGGAGGCCCATTGGGCGGAGGGTCACCGTTCTACCGGACCTACGACACGGCAGACGGAACGATCGCCGTCGGCTGCGTCGAACCGGCCTTCGCCAAGGCCCTAGCGCAGTACGTCGGCAGCGACTTCGACACCCTCGAGCGTGCATTCGCCGTGAAGTCCACGAGCGAATGGATGGAGCTTGCCAGGGCCCACGACCTTCCCTTTGAGCCCGTCGCCATGGCCACGTCGCCAGCTGCAATCCCGGCTCAGCGGCAGGCCTGA
- a CDS encoding helix-turn-helix domain-containing protein yields MTAHNSSPVATNRPNHRMVDRVSAILEAAARSRAGLTLTELAAHIDAPLSSTQGLANGLVATGYLIERDRTYHLGPAPFFLTRLAGASPVDAVASEHLQEIHAATGHTVVLAIAVGDGLYYVDHVAESARYSYLAENFIKRSLIRASSGWILLSGMSRRDLWSYLSLLPPEDEPFADEFLDSLHQIQTDQIVVAPTVSTSGIEGIATSVTSEGEIIGSVAVIGDHEEILNDADTISSILLDYRSRWSS; encoded by the coding sequence ATGACTGCGCACAACTCTTCGCCCGTGGCCACGAACCGGCCGAACCACCGGATGGTCGATCGGGTGTCGGCGATCCTGGAGGCGGCCGCGCGGAGTCGGGCGGGCCTGACGCTGACGGAGTTGGCCGCTCATATCGACGCGCCGCTGTCATCGACCCAGGGCCTGGCCAACGGGTTGGTCGCTACCGGTTATCTCATTGAGCGTGACCGGACCTACCACCTGGGGCCCGCGCCCTTCTTCCTCACCCGACTCGCTGGAGCATCACCGGTGGATGCGGTGGCGAGTGAGCACCTGCAGGAGATCCACGCGGCGACCGGCCACACGGTCGTCCTCGCTATCGCCGTCGGCGATGGCCTCTACTACGTCGATCACGTGGCCGAATCCGCCCGGTACAGCTATCTGGCAGAGAACTTCATCAAGCGCTCTCTGATCCGCGCCTCTTCGGGGTGGATTCTGCTCAGCGGCATGTCCCGCAGGGATCTGTGGAGCTACCTGTCGCTGCTTCCGCCCGAGGACGAGCCCTTCGCCGATGAGTTCCTCGACTCCCTGCATCAGATCCAGACCGACCAGATCGTCGTCGCCCCGACGGTGTCGACATCGGGCATCGAGGGCATCGCCACATCTGTGACCTCCGAGGGGGAGATCATCGGCTCAGTTGCTGTGATCGGCGACCACGAGGAGATCCTCAACGACGCCGATACCATCTCCTCGATCCTCCTCGACTACCGCAGCAGATGGAGTTCGTGA
- a CDS encoding acyl-CoA dehydrogenase family protein has protein sequence MTFTDDLDQVRDLAAAIADDASLAHTCVETPDLTGLLTALTEAGLTDIACESGDAQSLEVLAATIGTQVGLARAGIVYPNADFDLYPIRLTSGTELDGTLPARTLLVPWTAIDGAEPVPWATHAAAILTHRSTSTGVEIALISDFQLSAPIVSIDGSPAARVTTASVPNWVAASLEDHDWITGVRQASALAVAAVQLSEIVEMTVRYATERTQFGRPVGRFQAVQKLIADCAAQSEMVASAAANALHHLSSDHGPTPAARLEIVSGCLASFDAIEVVVRNSHQALGAIGTTLEHSLQRYTRGVLQTRRQMDAPEELLDALSDLVSSDEESVWEMIAS, from the coding sequence ATGACATTCACTGATGACCTCGACCAAGTCCGCGACCTCGCCGCTGCCATCGCAGACGACGCGAGCCTGGCCCACACCTGTGTGGAGACCCCCGATCTGACTGGGTTGCTGACCGCCCTCACCGAGGCGGGTCTGACCGATATCGCCTGCGAATCCGGTGACGCTCAGAGCCTCGAAGTCCTTGCCGCGACCATCGGCACCCAGGTGGGGCTGGCGCGTGCGGGGATCGTCTACCCCAACGCTGACTTCGATCTGTACCCAATCAGGCTCACCTCGGGGACCGAGCTCGATGGCACTCTGCCCGCGCGCACCCTGTTGGTGCCGTGGACGGCGATCGACGGCGCAGAGCCCGTTCCGTGGGCCACCCACGCCGCGGCGATCCTGACCCACCGTTCAACCTCGACTGGGGTCGAGATCGCCCTGATCTCTGACTTCCAGCTCTCCGCGCCGATCGTGAGCATCGACGGTTCCCCTGCCGCCCGGGTCACCACCGCCTCTGTACCAAACTGGGTCGCCGCCTCGCTGGAGGATCATGACTGGATCACGGGGGTCCGTCAGGCCAGCGCCTTGGCGGTCGCGGCAGTACAGCTGTCGGAAATCGTGGAGATGACGGTTCGCTATGCCACCGAACGTACCCAGTTCGGGCGTCCTGTGGGTCGATTCCAGGCGGTCCAGAAGCTCATTGCCGACTGCGCCGCGCAGTCGGAGATGGTCGCCTCGGCGGCGGCAAATGCGCTTCACCACCTGTCATCCGACCATGGCCCGACCCCGGCTGCCAGGTTGGAGATCGTCTCCGGCTGCCTGGCGTCATTCGACGCGATCGAGGTCGTGGTCCGCAACTCCCATCAGGCGCTCGGTGCCATCGGGACGACGCTGGAACATTCCCTCCAGAGGTACACCAGGGGTGTGCTGCAGACGCGGCGGCAGATGGATGCTCCCGAAGAGCTGCTCGACGCGCTGTCTGACCTCGTCTCCTCCGATGAGGAGAGCGTCTGGGAGATGATCGCCTCATGA
- a CDS encoding CaiB/BaiF CoA-transferase family protein, which produces MILNGLKVIDLCRIMAGPLTAQYLADHGADVIKVEGPQLDDTRKWGPPFADDGTTGYYNALNRNKRNICLDLKLVEGQVVLARLLAGADILIDNFKAGTLDKWGFDPERIERDFPRLIHCRITGYGVDGPLGGRPGYDAVMQAFGGLMSITGEPEGSPVRLGMPAVDMVTALHSFSAILLALRDRDVTGRGQLLDSTLLDSAVSMLIPQASNWLYGGGTPHRTGAAHPTVAPYEVFSCRDGDLFIAGGNDGQFAKICQHLDLMELVDDPRFADNGSRSANRAELKALLQSRVSSQARADLLQALAAKGIPASPVNTVPEMYEEPQVQHRKLFFEDETGFKGVRNPIVLSTQDAPVPRRPARTGQHSVQILEECGFGKDEVTALQNSGAVTAESQPMAESQVAAEQAQTEKADVRAQTTREKSTP; this is translated from the coding sequence ATGATTCTCAACGGGCTCAAGGTCATCGACCTGTGCCGGATCATGGCGGGGCCTCTGACCGCCCAGTACCTGGCCGACCACGGTGCTGATGTGATCAAGGTTGAAGGTCCTCAACTCGACGACACCCGCAAATGGGGTCCCCCCTTCGCCGATGACGGAACCACCGGGTACTACAACGCGCTCAATCGGAACAAACGCAATATCTGCCTCGACCTGAAGTTGGTCGAGGGTCAAGTGGTCCTGGCCAGACTGCTCGCAGGCGCCGATATCCTCATCGACAACTTCAAGGCCGGCACCTTGGACAAGTGGGGATTCGACCCCGAGCGGATCGAACGAGACTTCCCGCGGCTGATCCACTGCCGGATCACCGGCTATGGAGTCGACGGTCCTCTGGGCGGTCGGCCCGGCTATGACGCTGTCATGCAGGCCTTCGGCGGGCTGATGAGCATCACCGGAGAGCCCGAGGGGTCACCCGTTCGCCTCGGAATGCCCGCCGTCGACATGGTCACCGCGCTGCACAGCTTCTCGGCAATCCTCCTGGCCCTGCGCGACCGGGATGTGACCGGCAGAGGCCAGCTTCTGGACTCGACTCTCCTCGACAGCGCCGTGAGCATGCTGATCCCGCAGGCCTCGAATTGGCTCTACGGTGGCGGAACCCCGCATCGCACGGGTGCCGCCCATCCCACAGTCGCCCCGTATGAGGTGTTCAGCTGCAGGGACGGCGACCTGTTCATCGCCGGTGGAAATGACGGCCAGTTCGCCAAAATCTGCCAGCATCTCGACCTGATGGAGCTGGTCGACGACCCACGGTTTGCCGACAATGGTTCCAGAAGCGCGAATCGAGCCGAGCTGAAGGCACTCCTGCAGTCACGAGTCTCATCGCAGGCTCGGGCCGATCTTCTCCAGGCTCTTGCCGCGAAGGGAATACCGGCGTCACCGGTCAATACGGTGCCCGAGATGTACGAGGAGCCACAGGTCCAGCACCGGAAACTGTTCTTCGAAGACGAAACAGGGTTCAAGGGCGTACGCAATCCCATCGTCCTCTCGACTCAGGATGCGCCGGTGCCGAGGCGCCCCGCCAGGACGGGCCAGCATTCGGTGCAGATCCTCGAAGAATGCGGATTCGGCAAGGATGAGGTCACCGCGCTGCAGAACTCCGGTGCGGTCACGGCCGAGTCGCAGCCGATGGCCGAGTCGCAAGTCGCAGCAGAGCAGGCACAGACAGAAAAAGCAGACGTGAGAGCACAGACGACGAGAGAAAAGAGCACCCCATGA
- a CDS encoding acyl-CoA dehydrogenase family protein: MPIGLFPAPADETEQLTQLRHMVRAFLQREREAGSYTPWVDTWLTRWDTDFTKKLADQGWLGMTIPTEHGGHGKTFLERFVVTEELLAGGAPLAAHWVADRQIAPSFLKYGTDHQKQTYLPRIAAGDVSFGIGMSEPDSGSDLASVKTKGVRASGGWQITGTKVWTSGAHHADRFIVLARTEALDTSDRHAGLSQFIVDLKDPAVDVNVITSMNGSQHFNEVVLNSVFVPDDHVFGTIGNGWEQVTSELSYERSGPERVLSTYPLLEKGLASPHRRAFLPHLARVVSLRTMSFGIANALARGETPDTAAAIVKVLGTKLEGDIAETADRVRLDGFEDLNSMVSASVLQRPGFTLRGGTTEILDGIIARQLGLR, encoded by the coding sequence TTGCCTATCGGATTGTTTCCCGCCCCAGCGGACGAAACCGAGCAGCTGACCCAGCTCCGCCATATGGTGAGAGCATTTCTCCAACGGGAACGCGAGGCCGGCAGCTACACGCCCTGGGTCGACACCTGGCTGACGCGCTGGGACACGGACTTCACGAAGAAGCTGGCCGATCAGGGCTGGCTGGGCATGACGATCCCCACCGAGCACGGCGGCCACGGCAAGACCTTCCTCGAACGATTCGTCGTCACCGAAGAGCTCCTGGCTGGCGGCGCCCCCCTCGCCGCGCACTGGGTGGCTGATCGCCAGATCGCCCCCTCCTTCCTCAAATACGGCACCGATCATCAGAAGCAGACCTACCTGCCCCGGATCGCCGCGGGTGACGTCAGCTTCGGCATCGGAATGTCCGAACCCGACTCCGGCTCCGACCTGGCCAGCGTGAAGACCAAGGGTGTGCGCGCATCGGGAGGTTGGCAGATCACGGGCACCAAGGTGTGGACTTCCGGCGCCCATCACGCCGACCGGTTCATCGTCCTGGCGCGCACTGAGGCCCTTGACACCTCCGACCGGCACGCCGGGCTGTCCCAGTTCATCGTCGACCTCAAGGATCCCGCCGTTGACGTCAACGTCATCACGTCGATGAACGGCTCCCAGCACTTCAACGAGGTCGTCCTCAACTCGGTGTTCGTTCCCGATGACCATGTCTTCGGCACAATCGGCAACGGTTGGGAGCAGGTCACCTCGGAACTGTCCTATGAGCGCAGCGGGCCCGAACGTGTGCTCTCGACCTATCCACTGCTGGAGAAGGGCCTGGCCTCCCCACACCGGCGCGCCTTCCTCCCCCATCTGGCTCGCGTTGTCAGTCTGCGCACAATGTCCTTCGGCATCGCCAATGCACTGGCCCGCGGAGAGACGCCCGACACCGCGGCCGCCATCGTCAAGGTCCTCGGCACCAAGCTCGAAGGCGACATCGCCGAGACCGCTGACAGGGTCCGCCTCGACGGCTTCGAGGACCTGAATTCCATGGTCTCCGCCAGCGTCCTGCAGCGACCGGGATTCACCTTGCGCGGCGGCACCACCGAGATCCTCGACGGAATCATCGCTCGGCAGCTTGGCCTGCGCTGA